A genomic segment from Syngnathus scovelli strain Florida chromosome 3, RoL_Ssco_1.2, whole genome shotgun sequence encodes:
- the si:ch211-166a6.5 gene encoding clustered mitochondria protein homolog codes for MKDKVRKGAAGRTHAKTNDVISVAHGKDALTIKQDDDSSFPVKIQGAGLEPFEFQVRVFWLVQDALTILLSRDEVAPRTNLSLAFAGATLDPLVGLQNVKGLKPGAILRLVEEPFTARSAKQHLSRVLELLRASGPRDALKEGRSPSILETLTQTSETSLPNGKNLKRSSSNPKPEAANNDCTPPQYLLPGSSDRPLMALLPQSSKPQVPSYLQDLSLSSWDPPPGHRKLQGDFMYITAVTTEGQKCDITSCPKGFFVNRSTPEAFDPRPSQSSPLCHCFTDLLCHISPAFKQAFTKNRHDISQVDMMPTPYQTLCWLGPPCATRTHKNTFSRLGVDDQPANQATDWNEELQAARDRPQTSLEERLQRERALLQVNSAFVRTVSQGAETVVEGFGEPVNGNPEDPAFLFGGLFMSQGAASTVFGGERGRRAAQRLELKGVQVYSDLQGLQGLHTLPTAIVDYRGVRLSAQGLAPGLEGTEQEEGTPPVSRGLLYGVNAGLQESPHRRRILELLAHAAKALSLQRHIVLAPNGHRVPLFTSVDAQGLLGADGRFYILDVFRTFPADANYCLEVNSQIISGEEVQKESCNGAEEKSVNDGWPLNYQKDFDVPKRFPHSLCRLRPELMQIFIQHKHTQFTQLVREKLDNNGGFEECATACDSRATDAIRAACKEVGSLSEIIFEMRFCPNALSPGVSFPSAESESLQIHEKLLREAAAFIVTHQIPAFVESNLQSNVTPMDGASLKEALHEKGINLRYLGHVVKTINQSKHKERLRHLMRIVMSEILMRSTRRVFNSFLQGVDMPCLATAVSHFLCCLLVPHFTATALGEETKKKSKRRGKGPGASESMPWSTLTAAELWNQVCQDAVETYSLSDTLGSGLNQLVERYRLQKISLLREFCLKTGVQLRLRDYLFDSHGKAPIGPDDIINIFPLVKHVQMPTSDASKAFRAAQNYFEKGLLDQAHEHLKDAAYLFGRVCDDLHPEACYCHSLLAKVAFLQGKTAEARSVQLRAVVISERVLGFDHPNTIHQYALLAVYVLAGRETNLAQKCLLRARLLLLTIHGEDHPYIAKLDSCLGLLLKGDQAVKYLKNALRLNTSFFGPTNLHTALSQHLMSQWLCSKGDYRGAMNHEKEALAAFTALFDEDHPQARCSKDFLCTITKQAVQVERSLRQAGPNVTEQTVECLTPTNETILEQMVLVTGIKKIAVIDRFQEFKQRHKELKAAVAKELMSKAANELLEVTNGQAKEPAQETGSGEEVLNSPSQAVEETTESQRVEETSVDTVAPANGHVVEEKTEVDGDEAEPSQRVVLDAEAKMEDRADGDSSATNGIKATEDVRCDPSDETKSDDITESPKSKGTWADVVSNMSTAGQSGSNGVKSISVNGTDQV; via the exons ATGAAGGACAAAGTGAGGAAGGGAGCAGCAGGAAGAACTCACGCCAAGACGAACG ACGTTATTAGTGTTGCTCATGGAAAAGATGCTCTGACAATCAAACAAGACGATGACTCATCATTCCCGGTGAAGATCCAGGGAGCAGGATTGGAGCCTTTTGAGTTTCAG GTTCGTGTATTTTGGCTGGTTCAAGACGCGCTAACGATTTTGCTCTCGAGAGATGAAGTTGCTCCGCGCACCAACCTGTCTCTGGCCTTCGCTGGTGCAACCCTCGACCCCCTTGTCGGATTGCAAAATGTCAAAGGACTCAAACCTGGTGCAATCCTTCGTCTGGTTGAAG AACCTTTCACCGCGCGCTCAGCAAAGCAGCACTTGTCTCGAGTCCTCGAGCTGTTGCGGGCTTCTGGACCTCGGGATGCATTGAAAGAAGGACGTTCACCAAGCATACTGGAAACACTTACGCAAACATCAG AAACAAGCTTGCCAAATGGAAAGAATCTGAAACGCTCGTCAAGCAACCCAAAACCAGAAGCAGCCAATAATGACTGCACACCCCCCCAGTACCTCCTGCCTGGTTCCTCCGACAGACCACTGATGGCCCTATTACCACAAAGCTCCAAACCACAG GTCCCAAGCTACCTTCAGGACTTGTCTCTTAGCTCTTGGGACCCTCCTCCAGGACACAGGAAACTGCAAGGAGACTTTATGTACATTACTGCGGTGACGACAGAGGGACAAAAGTGTGACATTACATCATGTCCGAAAGGTTTCTTTGTTAACAG ATCTACACCAGAAGCATTTGATCCCCGCCCTTCCCAGTCATCACCATTGTGCCACTGCTTCACTGATCTGCTCTGTCACATTAGTCCTGCCTTCAAACAAGCTTTTACTAAAAACAG ACATGACATATCCCAAGTGGACATGATGCCTACTCCTTATCAAACCCTGTGCTGGCTCGGTCCTCCCTGCGCCACCCGCACTCACAAAAACACCTTCAGCAGGCTAGGGGTGGATGATCAACCAGCAAACCAG GCTACAGACTGGAATGAAGAGTTGCAAGCAGCCAGAGATCGTCCACAAACAAGCCTGGAGGAGAGATTGCAGAGGGAGCGAGCTCTCCTGCAG GTAAACAGTGCATTTGTGAGAACCGTGTCCCAGGGGGCGGAGACTGTGGTTGAAGGTTTTGGTGAGCCAGTCAATGGTAACCCAGAGGATCCAGCTTTCCTGTTTGGTGGCCTCTTCATGAGCCAGGGGGCAGCTAGTACAGTGTTTGGTGGGGAGAGGGGCCGCAG GGCTGCTCAGAGACTGGAGCTGAAAGGAGTGCAGGTGTACAGTGATCTGCAGGGGCTGCAAGGTTTGCACACTCTACCTACAGCTATTGTCGACTACAGAGGCGTGCGCCTGTCAGCCCAAGGTTTAGCTCCTGGCTTGGAAGGCACTGAGCAGGAGGAGGGAACCCCACCCGTCTCACG GGGGTTGCTCTATGGAGTGAATGCTGGCTTGCAGGAGTCTCCCCATCGCAGACGCATCCTGGAACTGCTGGCTCATGCTGCCAAAGCGCTTTCTCTCCAGAGACATATTGTCTTAGCACCCAATGGACATCGGGTACCACTGTTTACATCAGTGGACGCACAAGGACTGCTGGGGGCAGACGGGCGCTTCTACATACTAGATGTATTTAGGACTTTTCCAGCTGATGCCAACTACTGTCTAGAAGTCAACAGTCAGATAATAAGTGGAGAAGAGGTACAGAAGGAAAGCTGCAATGGGGCTGAGGAAAAGAGTGTAAATGATGGCTGGCCACTGAATTATCAGAAAGACTTTGACGTTCCCAAGAGATTTCCTCACAGCTTGTGTCGGCTGAGACCAGAGTTGATGCAGATTTTCATCCAGCACAA ACACACTCAGTTCACACAGCTTGTCAGGGAGAAATTGGACAACAATGGAGGCTTTGAAGAATGTGCGACAGCTT GCGACTCTCGAGCTACTGATGCAATACGGGCTGCTTGTAAAGAAGTTGGCTCCCTTAGTGAAATTATCTTTGAGATGCGATTTTGCCCAAATGCCCTCTCTCCAG GAGTATCATTCCCCAGCGCTGAAAGTGAATCGCTACAGATCCATGAAAAGTTACTGCGAGAAGCTGCAGCTTTCATCGTCACCCATCAGATACCAGCTTTT GTGGAGTCTAATCTACAAAGTAATGTGACCCCAATGGATGGAGCTTCTCTAAAGGAAGCCCTACACGAGAAGGGCATCAACCTACGCTATCTGGGCCATGTTGTCAAAACCATCAACCAGTCAAAACACAAGGAGCGCCTCAGGCATTTAATG AGAATAGTCATGAGTGAAATATTAATGCGCTCAACAAGGAGAGTCTTCAACAGTTTCCTCCAG GGTGTGGACATGCCTTGTCTAGCAACAGCAGTCAGTCACTTCCTGTGCTGCCTATTGGTCCCTCACTTCACAGCCACCGCCCTGGGAGAGGAGACGaaaaagaaatcaaagcgccgCGGCAAAGGGCCCGGGGCCTCGGAGAGCATGCCCTGGAGCACACTCACTGCGGCCGAGCTGTGGAATCAGGTCTGCCAGGATGCTGTTGAAACATACAGCCTCTCTGACACTCTTGG CTCTGGTCTGAACCAACTGGTTGAACGCTACAGGCTTCAGAAAATCTCCCTGCTTAGAGAGTTCTGTTTAAAGACTGGAGTCCAG ctgagactgagGGACTACTTGTTCGACAGCCATGGTAAAGCTCCCATCGGACCCGACGACATAATCAACATCTTCCCTCTTGTCAAACACGTTCAGATGCCAACTTCAGATGCTTCCAAGGCATTCCGCGCTGCACAGAACTACTTTGAGAAAG GTCTGTTGGATCAGGCCCATGAACATTTAAAAGATGCTGCATATTTGTTTGGTAGAGTGTGTGATGATCTCCATCCTGAGGCGTGTTATTGCCACAGCCTGTTGGCCAAAGTGGCATTCCTACAGGGTAAAACTGCTGAG GCCCGCAGTGTCCAATTGAGAGCAGTGGTAATCAGTGAGAGGGTGCTCGGGTTTGACCACCCCAACACTATCCATCAATAT GCCCTCTTGGCCGTGTATGTTCTTGCCGGAAGGGAGACCAACCTGGCCCAGAAGTGTTTGCTTAGAGCACGTCTACTTCTGCTAACCATCCATGGCGAGGACCACCCATACATTGCCAAGCTAGAT AGTTGTCTTGGCTTGCTTTTAAAAGGGGACCAAGCAGTAAAATACTTAAAAAACGCCCTCAGACTCAACACTTCATTCTTCGGCCCAACAAATCTGCACACTGCCCTCTC TCAGCATCTGATGTCCCAGTGGCTGTGTAGTAAAGGAGACTACAGAGGTGCTATGAATCACGAAAAGGAGGCCCTTGCTGCTTTTACTGCCTTG TTTGACGAGGATCACCCTCAGGCACGATGCAGCAAAGACTTTCTCTGCACGATAACCAAGCAGGCCGTGCAGGTAGAACGTTCCCTCAGACAGGCTGGACCTAATGTTACCGAACAAACAGTGGAG tgCCTGACCCCTACAAATGAAACAATTCTGGAGCAGATGGTTCTGGTCACTGGGATTAAGAAGATTGCAGTCAT TGACAGGTTCCAGGAGTTCAAGCAGAGACACAAGGAACTGAAGGCAGCCGTGGCAAAAGagctgatgagcaaagcagcaaaCGAGCTGTTGGAGGTTACGAACGGACAAGCAAAGGAGCCAGCTCAAGAAACAGGAAGTGGCGAGGAAGTTCTGAACAGTCCAAGCCAGGCTGTGGAGGAAACCACTGAGAGTCAGCGAGTGGAAGAAACCTCAGTCGACACGGTCGCCCCAGCTAACGGTCACGTGGTAGAGGAGAAAACAGAAGTGGACGGAGATGAAGCAGAGCCCAGCCAAAGGGTGGTTTTGGATGCTGAAGCCAAAATGGAGGATCGTGCTGATGGTGACTCAAGTGCAACAAATGGCATCAAAGCCACTGAAGACGTGCGATGTGACCCATCTGACGAGACCAAGTCAGATGACATTACTGAGAGCCCCAAGAGTAAGGGGACATGGGCAGATGTTGTCTCAAACATGAGCACAGCTGGACAATCAGGAAGCAACGGTGTGAAAAGCATCTCTGTAAATGGAACAGATCAAGTCTGA
- the srrd gene encoding SRR1-like protein, producing the protein MKENAKPAFIRCIFIFELIKMSDIDGEWQVQRRRKGASKSLKSFQRCPSHCIEPLDVGKTLKRIRETVAEMRYEGFWKEWNEQMLAAVSLNQNDKEVSTGQQQESLDAKICPLECVCYGLGTFSSCVSARYQLAVLLLLLDAAMIPLKDCFVFDPAFSHGEKDVLRELGLTVLTDNEEGKRLATKPTLFYLMHCGKALYNNLLWKNWSPKCLPFVVIIGNSFGGMRERMIEREFKRDYSFISQAVTMCEERKLNCPSHLTDIFSDTALMTFNYSKINTLNQSTWTEPPEPHYQHCSDLEIIQKESQNGERT; encoded by the exons atgaaagaaaacgcaAAACCGGCATTTATTCGTTGCATATTCATATTTGAATTAATTAAGATGTCTGACATAGACGGTGAATGGCAAGTGCAACGTCGACGAAAAGGCGCATCCAAAAGTTTGAAGTCGTTCCAAAGATGTCCATCCCACTGCATTGAACCACTGGATGTTGGGAAGACTCTTAAAAGAATCAGAGAAACTGT GGCTGAAATGAGATACGAAGGGTTTTGGAAAGAATGGAATG AGCAGATGCTGGCGGCAGTGTCATTGAACCAAAATGACAAGGAGGTCTCTACAGGCCAGCAGCAGGAGAGTTTAGATGCCAAAATATGTCCACTTGAATGTGTGTGTTACGGACTGGGCACCTTTTCTTCATGTGTGTCTGCTCGTTATCAGCTTGCAGTACTGCTCCTTCTTCTGGATGCAGCAATG ATTCCATTAAaagactgttttgtttttgatcCTGCTTTCTCCCATGGAGAAAAAGATGTACTCCGAGAGTTGGGCCTGACTGTACTAACAGATAATGAG GAAGGGAAACGACTGGCTACAAAACCTACGCTTTTTTATCTCATGCATTGTGGGAAAGCCTTGTACAACAACCTCTTGTGGAAGAACTGGAGTCCAAAATGTCTGCCATTTGTGGTAATAATTGGAAACAGCTTTGGTGGCATGAGGGAGAG AATGATTGAAAGAGAGTTCAAGCGGGACTACAGTTTCATCAGCCAGGCAGTGACTATGTGTGAGGAGAGAAAACTGAACTGTCCATCTCATCTGACTGACATCTTTAGTGACACTGCACTCATGACCTTTAATTATAGCAAAATAAACACTCTTAATCAGTCTACCTGGACAGAGCCGCCTGAGCCACATTATCAGCACTGCTCTGATTTGGAAATAATACAAAAAGAATCGCAGAATGGAGAGAGGACATGA
- the tfip11 gene encoding tuftelin-interacting protein 11, whose protein sequence is MSMSHLYGRRDAEEDGVDIEKFEITDWDLANEFNPDRRRHRQTKEQMTYGIWAEGDSDEDERPQFGGKRSKDYTAPVNFVSAGLRKTASDEKQQEEEEEGPDDSDDDVPSAPPPPRVLTTKKLQKGNFRGNQSQRFAGGVQTGQGIGTWEKHTKGIGQKLLQKMGYQPGRGLGKNAQGIVNPIEAKVRKGKGAVGAYGNERTVQSLQDFPVVDSDEEEEKEFQKELGQWRKDPAATGARKKPKYSYKTVEELKATGKLAGRSTGTSAGQLAQVKVIDMTGREQKVYSSYSQMSNKHSMPEDGPPSTAMRDQKGSGFALPELEHNLQLLIDLTEQDILQSARRLQHEKDVVVSLSHESQALQTRLEEEQDAIRRMEAVLALVDRFPSGDTAPGEGPTLQECARIFETLQTDYYEEYKTMGLADLAVAVVHPLLKEKLCSWNPLKDSSYCLEEVGKWRVILESRNLLNNGQDSNMDPYHRLLWEVWIPVMRSCVSSWQPRMVGPMVDCVELWSSLLPLWISDYLLEQLVLPRLQREVDAWNPLTDTVPIHSWIHPWLPLLQSRLEPLYAPIRSKLANALQRWHPSDASARLILQPWKDVFSLGAWEAFMVKNIIPKLALCLEELVINPHQQQMEPFNWVIDWEGMLSPSSLVSLLDKNFFPKWLQVLCSWLSNSPNYEEITKWYLGWKTMFSDVLLSQTVIKDKFNEALDIMNRAVSSGMGGYMQPGARENIAYLTQTERRKDFHYEAMQERRDAESVAHRGASVSVPTNFKDLIQTKAEENNIVFMPIVAKRHEGKQLYTFGRIVIYIDRGVVFVQGEKTWVPTSLQSLIDMAK, encoded by the exons ATGTCAATGTCACACCTGTATGGACGGAGGGATGCAGAGGAAGATGGTGTAGATATTGAAAAATTTGAAATCACAGATTGGGATTTGGCCAATGAGTTCAACCCAGACCGCCgcagacacagacagaccaaGGAGCAGATGACTTATGGCATCTGGGCGGAAGGTGACTCTGATGAGGACGAGAGACCCCAATTTGGAGGCAAGAG ATCTAAAGACTACACTGCTCCAGTGAACTTTGTGAGTGCGGGATTAAGAAAAACTGCCTCCGATGAGAAacagcaagaagaagaagaagaaggtccTGATGATTCTGATGATGATGTTCCTTCTGCACCACCACCGCCTCGAGTGCTAACGACTAAAAAGCTTCAAAAG ggTAATTTCCGTGGAAACCAGTCTCAAAGGTTTGCAGGGGGTGTCCAAACTGGACAAGGAATTGGTACTTGGGAGAAACACACGAAGGGAATTGGTCAAAAGCTGCTGCAGAAAATGGGCTATCAACCAGGCAGAGGCTTGGGCAAGAACGCGCAAG GTATCGTCAATCCTATTGAGGCAAAGGTGCGGAAAGGAAAAGGTGCCGTGGGTGCTTATGGCAATGAACGAACCGTACAAAGTCTTCAAGATTTTCCTGTAGTTGACTCGGACGAGGAGGAAGAAAAG GAGTTTCAGAAGGAACTAGGTCAGTGGCGTAAAGATCCAGCTGCCACCGGAGCAAGGAAGAAACCCAAGTATTCCTACAAAACTGTGGAGGAACTGAAGGCTACAGGCAAACTTGCCGGGCGCAGCACAGGAACATCTGCTGGACAGCTGGCACAAGTCAAG GTCATCGATATGACTGGAAGAGAGCAAAAGGTATATTCCAGCTACAGTCAGATGTCCAACAAGCACAGCATGCCAGAAGACGGTCCGCCAAGCACGGCCATGCGAGATCAGAAGGGATCCGGCTTTGCACTTCCTGAGCTTGAACATAACCTTCAACTTTTGATTGACCTTACggaacaagacatattacag TCGGCCCGCCGCTTGCAGCATGAGAAAGATGTGGTTGTCTCGCTGAGCCATGAGTCTCAGGCGCTGCAGACCAGGTTGGAAGAAGAACAAGACGCCATCCGTAGAATGGAAGCAGTGCTGGCATTGGTGGATCGTTTCCCTTCTGGAGACACAGCACCAGGCGAGGGACCCACTTTGCAG GAGTGCGCTCGCATCTTTGAGACTTTACAGACAGACTATTATGAGGAATACAAGACGATGGGTTTGGCTGACTTGGCTGTAGCTGTAGTTCATCCCTTACTCAAAGAAAAACTTTGTTCTTGGAATCCATTGAAG gaCTCTTCTTATTGCCTTGAAGAGGTTGGTAAGTGGCGGGTAATTCTCGAATCTAGAAACCTTCTCAATAATGGGCAAGATTCAAACATGGACCCTTACCACAG GCTGCTGTGGGAAGTGTGGATCCCAGTGATGCGGTCCTGCGTCTCCAGTTGGCAGCCTCGCATGGTTGGGCCAATGGTGGACTGCGTTGAACTGTGGTCTTCTCTTCTTCCGCTTTGGATCTCAGATTATTTGCTTGAGCAGCTTGTTTTACCGCGGCTGCAGAGAGAG GTGGATGCGTGGAACCCCTTAACAGACACGGTGCCCATTCACTCATGGATCCACCCTTGGCTGCCTCTTCTCCAATCACGTCTTGAACCTTTATACGCACCCATCAGGAGCAAACTAGCTAATGCTTTGCAGCGGTGGCACCCCAGTGATGCCTCAGCACGCCTCATCCTGCAACCGTGGAAAGATGTTTTTAGCCTTGGAGCTTGGGAGGCCTTCATGGTGAAAAACATCATCCCTAAATTAG CGCTGTGTCTGGAGGAGCTGGTTATCAAtcctcaccagcagcaaatggagcccTTTAACTGGGTGATAGACTGGGAGGGAATGCTGTCACCATCTAGTCTGGTCTCCCTGCTGGACAAAAACTTCTTTCCAAAATGGCTGCAA GTCCTGTGTTCATGGCTGAGCAACAGTCCTAATTATGAGGAAATCACCAAATGGTACCTCGGTTGGAAGACCATGTTCAGTGATGTCTTGTTGTCACAGACAGTCATAAAAGACAAGTTTAATGAAGCGTTGGACATCATGAACCGTGCAGTATCTTCGGGCATGG GTGGATACATGCAACCAGGTGCGAGAGAAAACATTGCATATCTCACTCAGACGGAGAGAAGAAAGGACTTCCACTATGAAGCTATGCAAGAGCGCAGGGATGCGGAGAGTGTCGCTCACAGGGGTGCCAGCGTTAGTGTACCCACAAACTTCAAAGATCTCATACAGACCAAGGCTGAGGAGAACAACATTGTGTTCATGCCCATAGTGGCCAAACGGCATGAGGGCAAACAGCTGTACACATTCGGGCgtattgtcatctacatagacaGGGGTGTGGTATTCGTGCAAGGAGAAAAGACGTGGGTTCCCACATCCCTGCAGAGTCTGATAGATATGGCCAAGTGA
- the thoc5 gene encoding THO complex subunit 5 homolog — MSSDALKKRKAKVLRNEAATPEVKRGRGDGDQQDVRVYNEEVELDGRDPEDDFLQFKESCEGLATLMGEIQKLKASGAKEGCAEVERKRLESCNQFMTLKKLNRLAHMRLKRGRDQTHEAKQKVDVLHLQLQNLLYEVLHLQKEISKCLEFKSQHEEIELVSEEEFYKDAPQEISRPQLTKNDPHQLTLARLDWELEQRKRLAETYKESQATKEKIQKSIEVKKEHLRSLQPGLNAIMQASLPVQEYLAVPVEQTQKHTEVAQHLPPPLYVLFVQANAYGQACDKNLVVTISGDVDEAKAMSKPPEDSQDDDSDSDAEEEQEKTKRRRSTAGGHLDDKRREMLKRHPLSLSFDLKCKDGSVLNLYFYYLINLNIMTVKAKISAATDLSTAISAGALVESETLLSCLYSNDHGRETPNPANRYQFDKVGIVSFVDYVEELGHPYKWVQNLGGLHFPSDTSDGVLVGSSLSASHMENTMKLLRGRVLSRLALHKQFASLEHNIIPVTSECLHLFPAKIISRLAQWTTITHEEYMDLTFTRHVTDAGLAKETDMYFIGVVERGTARLQAAVVLNPRYPEISPLFSLSLNWKGERSGRADDNLRAMESEVNVFKNELQGPRPGYQLLTNQISRLCVCLDVYLETEEQDDGVEGPREFPREKMCLRTVKGPNRLKPFKYNHPLGLFSHR; from the exons ATGTCTTCCGACGCACTCAAAAAGCGAAAAGCGAAGGTTCTTCGCAACGAAGCAGCAACTCCAGAGGTGAAGCGAGGCAGAGGTGACGGAGACCAGCAG GATGTACGTGTCTACAATGAGGAGGTGGAACTGGATGGCCGTGACCCTGAGGACGACTTCCTCCAGTTTAAAGAATCCTGTGAAGGTTTGGCCACACTGATGGGTGAAATTCAGAAGCTCAAAGCCAGTGGGGCAAAGGAAGGG TGCGCTGAAGTTGAGCGGAAACGCTTGGAGAGCTGCAACCAGTTTATGACTCTGAAAAAACTCAACCGTCTGGCTCACATGCGTCTCAAAAGAGGCAGAGATCAGACACATGAG GCAAAGCAGAAAGTGGATGTGCTTCACCTCCAGTTGCAGAATCTTCTGTATGAAGTCCTGCATCTTCAGAAGGAAATCAGCAAATGTTTGGAATTCAA GTctcagcatgaagaaatagaacTCGTGAGCGAGGAAGAGTTTTACAAGGATGCACCGCAGGAAATTTCCAGGCCACAACTCACTAAAAATGATCCGCACCAGCTCACACTGGCACGATTAGACTGGGAGCTTGAACAGAGAAAAAG GTTGGCCGAGACATACAAAGAGTCTCAGGCCACCAAAGAGAAGATCCAGAAGAGTATTGAGGTTAAGAAGGAACATCTGAGGAGTTTGCAGCCTGGCCTGAATGCCATCATGCAG GCCTCCCTCCCGGTGCAAGAGTACCTTGCCGTGCCTGTTGAACAGACCCAGAAGCACACCGAGGTTGCTCAGCACTTGCCACCACCCCTCTACGTCCTTTTTGTTCAAGCCAACGCATACGGACAAGCATGCG ACAAGAACTTGGTTGTAACAATCAGCGGGGACGTGGATGAGGCCAAGGCTATGTCCAAACCTCCAGAGGATTCTCAAG ATGATGACAGTGACTCGGACGCAGAGGAGGAGCAGGAAAAAACG AAGAGGAGACGGTCAACTGCTGGCGGCCACCTGGATGACAAAAGACGAGAGATGCTTAAGAGGCACCCACTGTCCCTCTCTTTTGACCTGAAATGTAAAG atggcagtgtcctcaatctGTACTTCTACTACCTGATAAATCTCAACATCATGACAGTCAAAGCCAAGATTTCTGCAGCCACAGACCTCTCCACAGCCATCAGTGCAGG GGCGCTGGTCGAATCCGAGACCCTTCTCAGCTGTTTGTACTCCAACGATCATGGAAGAGAAACACCCAATCCAGCCAACCGTTATCAGTTTGATAAAGTCGG TATTGTTTCTTTTGTTGACTACGTGGAGGAGCTTGGTCATCCCTACAAGTGGGTCCAGAATCTTGGAGGGCTGCATTTTCCCAGTGATACCTCAGAT GGTGTGCTTGTGGGCAGCTCTTTGAGCGCTAGCCATATGGAGAACACCATGAAGCTTCTGAGGGGGCGGGTCCTGTCACGCTTGGCTCTACATAAGCAGTTTGCTTCATTAG AGCACAACATCATCCCCGTCACCAGTGAGTGTTTGCACCTCTTTCCAGCTAAGATTATTTCCCGGTTAGCTCAATGGACCACCATCACCCACGAGGAGTACATG GACCTGACTTTTACACGCCATGTGACTGATGCTGGTCTGGCAAAAGAGACTGACATGTACTTTATTGGAGTTGTTGAGCGAGGCACTG CTCGCCTGCAGGCTGCGGTGGTGCTGAATCCCCGTTACCCAGAAATCTCTCCTCttttctcactctctctcaACTGGAAGGGGGAGCGCAGCGGACGCGCTGATGACAACCTTCGG GCCATGGAGAGTGAGGTGAACGTGTTCAAAAACGAACTGCAGGGGCCACGTCCAGGCTACCAGCTCTTGACCAATCAGATTTCACGCCTGTGTGTCTGTCTGGATGTCTATCTGGAGACAGAAGAACAGGATGATGGTGTGGAAGGACCACGGGAGTTCCCCCGCGAAAAGATGTGCCTGCGTACTGTCAA ggGTCCAAATCGTCTGAAGCCATTCAAATACAACCATCCTCTGGGCCTCTTCAGTCATCGCTAA